In Salvelinus sp. IW2-2015 linkage group LG23, ASM291031v2, whole genome shotgun sequence, a genomic segment contains:
- the taf9 gene encoding transcription initiation factor TFIID subunit 9, whose amino-acid sequence MASPKTVPKDAQVMIQILKDMGITEYEPRVINQMLEFTYRYVTTIIEDAKIYATHAKKNIVDADDIRLAIQCRMDQSFTSPPPRDFLLDVARQKNQTPLPLIKPYTGPRLPPDRYCLTAPNYRLKSIQKKVSSSAGRITVPRLSIGAVSSRPSTPTLGTPSVQSVTTKVGTPVSLSGQRFSVQIPSSQTAASKSSTPSTPMVQNVLINPSLIGSKKILITTNMVSQNSASESLKRKHEDDDDYDAL is encoded by the exons ATGGCTTCTCCGAAAACTGTTCCTAAAGATGCACAG GTTATGATCCAAATCCTCAAAGACATGGGGATAACAGAGTATGAGCCCAGAGTTATTAATCAAATGCTGGAATTTACCTACA GATATGTGACAACTATTATCGAGGATGCCAAAATCTATGCAACACATGCCAAGAAGAACATTGTGGATGCTGACGACATAAGACTGGCGATCCAGTGTCGAATGGACCAGTCCTTCACCTCCCCACCACCACGAGAT TTCCTGCTGGATGTAGCTAGGCAGAAGAACCAGACCCCTCTGCCCTTGATTAAGCCATACACTGGTCCACGCCTGCCCCCTGACCGTTACTGTCTTACTGCTCCTAACTACAGGCTTAAGTCCATACAGAAAAAG GTGTCCTCATCTGCGGGGAGAATAACAGTGCCTCGCCTCAGTATAGGAGCTGTGTCCAGCAGGCCCAGCACGCCTACCCTTG GCACTCCCTCAGTGCAGTCAGTCACAACCAAAGTGGGGACGCCAGTGTCACTGTCGGGGCAGCGCTTCAGCGTTCAGATCCCATCCTCACAGACTGCAGCCTCCAAGTCCT CCACACCATCCACCCCAATGGTTCAAAATGTCCTCATCAACCCCTCCCTGATCGGATCCAAAAAGATCCTCATCACCACCAACATGGTGTCACAGAACTCGGCCAGCGAATCGCTGAAGAGGAAGCATGAAGACGACGATGACTATGATGCATTATGA